One Glycine max cultivar Williams 82 chromosome 8, Glycine_max_v4.0, whole genome shotgun sequence genomic window, TGGTTATAGATTCACATAAACTCAAATAACTATCAAATGTGAACTAAAAacatcataagtttttttttttcccgtaATTGTTATTAACTAtacaaattttaatctaatatttaggCAATACTAGTCTACAAACTTCCTACAAAACCACTTACATTAACATTGTTTCTTATGGCGAGCTGTTTTAAGAAAATCATACATGATAGAGCTCAATGGTAATgggaaatatatgaaaaaaatatgttttttttttttgcatataacATGTATAtagaatatgttttattttttttgaaaaacaatagAGATAGGTATTTATAAGtaacaatattttaatacttattaaCCAAATCCACCTTTGTTGCTTCTCTAGGCAGCTAATCTCATATTTGAGTCTGAGGGCTCCAGCCTTTTGGgtataaaaaaacacttttctaATATTCTACTTTgaagtatataaaatatttttcttaatcttatcttattaatataaaatataaaatctctTACAATATTTTCACAcgtgtataataaaaaaataatttcacaacagaaaatatttataagaacaGAAAAACTGGTGTTTTATCACGGAAAACTCTAGAAAGgccaaaaaaatattgctgAAAACTTGGAATCTTAAAAATCAAACAGAAGGGACgattttattttcccttcacGAAATTAAAGGATAACCAACgctttgaattttataatatatgttttatgCACAAATAATACTTGcagtttttttctctctcaggATATATATGGAAAGTTaaagattaaatataattatttaatatgcgGTGTCTACAACATAtatatcaaagaaaaagaaaagaaaaggatctaccagaaaagaaaagagataattaggcaaataacatttttttacaaacttatATAACCAATAAGTATTTGCCTTTTATATCTTCATCTAATTTTTCAGTATTcatctaataatatattatctatttttttctgaCATTAATATTATTAGGAAGTTTACTCATCAAAAACATTAATCTTTATCTGAAATTATAAAagaacacaaaataaatatttttctccaaacacaatatatcaattatgtattactatctattattatattaaactattagtaataataacaatatttaattttattgaatttttgatAAGTAGTTTGTTGTGAATATATAGAAGGGTATTGGAATTGTAAACCACGTTATTGTGTGCAGCTTCTTCCTCAGTTGGGTTTCTTCTCGCTTCCTCTaatcttctctctcttcactttaactttaattttctcATTTCGTTCCAGAATTGGGATCAATTCTTGATTATTGGTCGGGGATTGATCAAGTCGCCgagtctctttcttttcttccctgCGATGCTCTCAGTTCCCACATGAAGTTGAAGAGGAAGAGGGCACTTGAAgtggttagtttttttttttttttttgatgttGTTTTCCGATTGTTTATATATGCCTCGATTTTTCTGTTTGTTGATCAATTTCATGTTTTTTAGTTCCTTCTtttcaattaagtttttttttttttttttgtatttgttgttgGGGTTTATagtgtttcttttttccttttgatttttttgggttGCAActgttttagataatttttttatttttcgatAAATTTTTCACTTGTTAATGTGCAAACTGTTATATGCGATTTTGCTCGGTTCATTGATCGGGGGTCTTTTGATTGTTACTGTTGGGGTTGGGAAGGAAGTGAGGATTTTTTCGACATGAAATTTGACCCTTTTTAAGTTTCGTTTGGCTGTGAAATTGTTGAGTACTTATTGGAATCTTAGTCACTTTTCCTTTCACGTTGTGTATGATCTCACTTAGTCGATCAAGTTTAACggaagagtttttttttctcataaaaggagattttttttgtttgaaattcgtaggtgcagaaaaaaaagtgattgaTACTATTACTTGCAATGTAAATACGGTGATGCTTACATATTGCTTGATTCTTTTTGCATGGATTCATGGAATTTGgctgttgttttattttgaattgaaattaaagGGGAATTGACTTGAAACCAGGGAATAGAATAGCACGGAATAGGgatgttttaatttgtatatcaacTATTATTGTTAAAATGCAACTGTGCATAAACTTTAGGGGTGTTGCTTTACTTGTTTTATGAAATGTACAACACTTTGTCAACTGATGGACTTAATATAAGCTAAGTTGCTGGTTGTAACAATTGATGGACCTATGCATGCGCAATCGTTTAGGAATGTTGCATTTGTAACATGCACTATGGTTTTTCAAAGATCAATAAACATTTTAGTTTCTGATTTTGATTTAGTTCATATTTGATTGTTCCTGATTTTCATGTTTTAATGTGGgatgtgattttcttttttctctttatcttttgCTTCTTCCATCCATATCAAGTCCCAGTTTCACAGTTCCCAATTCGTGATGTCCTTATTACAACTTTATGTATATACTGCACATGCACCTTTTGGGAAATTGACACTTTGAAAGGTGATcttttgttaacaaaaataatcatatgTGTTACACTTCCAAAAATAAGTTATCTGAATGTTAAACCAAAATGTCTTTAGAATGAAAGTTATCCTGTTATGCTGGAGTCAAGTCTATACATAGATGTATTCCCCACATTTTTATGGAGATGGTaatcataattttcttaaattggATTGTAAATGACAATTTTGAAGATGCAACATGTGATGCTATTACTTTTAaagctttttattattttaactctGCCTTTGTTGTTGTTACTGTATTATTTTAGTTCATTGTGGTCATATTGACCCAAATTCATACTGTCAATGCAATACTACAATGCCAGTGGATTAAGTCTAATACTTTGAGAAGAGCTTTGCTTTGAGAACTAGAACTCTGCCTCTCATAAGTTTTCTTTATGTCACTTTGCATTTTCTCAATCGGAAAAACATTTTGTGTGTTGGGTTTTATCACCGTTTTTGTTTATTAGCTGGAAATCAGTTTTAGTGTTTAATATTAGAGTTATGTGTTTATTTCATTTCCATTTGCTCTCTTTCATCTTTTACATTGGTTATGAGTTTAAAGTTATGCTGTGCGCTCTTTTATTATCCTAGTTAAGCTGTTTTGATAGTTGATTATGCTAATTTCAATATGAGCTGAACATCTTGATagatcaattaaaatattgtaccAACCACCTTTTTTGTTGACTGGTTGCAGCCTCCAAAAATTAGATGTTTCATTGATCATGTTACTTCAGTTCCACTTGAGAAGATAGAAGAACCTTTAAAGGGTTTTGTTTGGGAGTTTGATAAGGTATCTTTATGGCCTTGTCTGACACAGACACAACACACATTTGTTTTAATGTGCTTGATTCATTGCTATTTCTTTTCTCGGTGCAGGGGGATTTTCATCACTGGGTTGATCTTTTTAACCATTTCGATTCATTCTTTGAGAAGTATGTAAAACCAAGGAAGGATCTGCAGATTGATGATGATTTTCTGGACTTGGATCCTCCATTCCCCAGAGAATCTGTTCTTCAAATTCTTCGTGTCATCAGAATAATTTTGGATAACTGCACAAATAAGCATTTCTATAGTTCATATGAGGTATGTTATATTTCCTAAAATTATCTTTTCTCACCTTGCTCAGCATAATAAGATGAGAGCTGAGATAGACTTATTGCTTTTGTGTGTATCTGATTttccttgttctcttttttGTTGGTGACCTGTAATAtactaacatttattttatttaacttaatttacTTTGAAATATGTTTCCAATTCATGCCTCTAGCATTGATACTTTGTATGCTTTTTGTGTGTCTGCAGCAGCATCTTTCAGCATTGCTTGCTTCTACTGATCCAGATGTGGTTGAGGCTAGCCTTGAAACTTTGGCTACCTTTTTGAAGAAAACAGTTGGAAAGTACTCCATAAGAGAAACttctttgaattcaaaattgtaTGCTCTTGCCCAAGGATGGGGTGGAAAGGAAGAGGGTCTTGGACTGATTGCATCAGCTGTGCCTAATGGTTGTGACCCTATTGCCTGTGAATTGGGTTGTAcccttcattttgaattttatgcAGTAAATGAGTCAGAAAGTGACGTCAAGGTGACTGAACCCTTGGTCCAAGGCTTGCAAATTATTCACTTATGTGATGTCAACAAATGTGTGGAAACTGATCTTGAGCTTTTGCATAAGTTAGTTACAGAATATAAGGTACCTGCCAGTTTAAGATTTTCTTTATTGACAAGACTGCGGTTTGCTAGGGCTTTTGGTTCTTTGGCTTCTAGACAGCAATATACATGCATTCGCTTGTATGCCTTCATAGTTCTAATTCAAGCATGTGCTGATGCTGATGACCTGGTTTGGTTCTTCAATGCGGAGCCTGGATTCATCAATGAATTAGTATCATTGCTGAGCTATGAAGATGCAGTTTTGGAAAAAATTCGGATTTTATGTTTGCACTCGTTAGCTGCTCTTTGCCAAGATCGTTCCCGTCAACAGTCAGTACAGACTGCAGTTACATCTGGTGGGCACCGTGGCATTTTATCTAGTCTGATGCAAAAAGCCATTGACTCCGTTACTAGTGATACCTCAAAATGGTCAGTTCATTTTGCAGAGGCACTATTGTCTCTTGTCACTGTGTTGGTTTCGACATCGTCTGGGTGCTCTGCCATGCGTGAAGCAGGATTTATTCCTACCCTGCTACCTCTCCTTAAAGATACAAATCCACAGCACTTGCATTTGGTTGAAAAGGCTGTGCGCATTTTAGAAGCTTTTATGGATTACAGTAATCCAGCTGCTGCTCTGTTCAGAGATTTGGGAGGTTTGGATGATACCATATCTCGCCTAAAGATTGAAGTTTCCAATGTAGAAAATGGTGGAAAGCCGCCAGATGATAATTCTGAGTCTAGTGCAAGAAGTGTAAATATGGTTGGAAGTTCTTCAACTGGGCTAGACGATACACAACCTTTGTATTCTGAACCATTAATTTCATATCACCGTCGGTTGCTGATGAAAGCTTTATTGCGTGCTATATCCTTGGGAACTTATGCCCCTGGAAATACTGCTCGTATCTATGGATCTGAAGAGAATGTGCTGCCTCATTGCTTATGCATAATTTTTAGAAGAGCAAAAGATTTTGGTGGTGGAGTTTTTTCTCTTGCAGCTACTGTCATGAGTGACTTAATACAAAAGGATCCTACATGTTTTCCTGTTTTAGATTCAGCTGGTCTTCCGTCTGCCTTCTTGGATGCTATAATGGATGATGTTCTCAACTCTGCAGATGCCATTACCTGCATCCCCCAGTGTTTGGATGCCTTATGCTTAAATAGTAATGGCCTGCAGGCTGTGAAAGATAGAAACTCTCTGAGGTGTTTTGTGAAAGTGTTTACTTCTAGAACATATTTGCGTGCTCTTGCAGGGGACACACCTGCATCTTTGTCTAGTGGACTGGATGAATTAATGCGCCATGCTTCCTCATTGCGTGGCCCTGGAGTGGAAATGTTAGTTGAGATTCTGGAAACTATCTCAAAAATTGGTTCTGCAGTGGATTCGTCATCCTTGAGTCCTGATCCATGCTCTTCAACCTCTGTTCCTATGGAAATGGATGGTGAGGACAAGAGTTTGATCTTGCCTAATAACAAGGAGTCATCCAAGGCTGATGACACAGAGCAGACAACTGAGCCATCTCCTGATGTGCCAATTGTAAATGTCGAGCCATTTCTTCCAGATTGTGTTAACAATATTGCTCGTCTACTTGAGACAATTCTTCAGAATGCCGATACATGTCGTATATTTGTTGAGAAAAAGGGAATTGAAGCTATTCTGCAGTTAGTTGCCTTACCTTTAATGCCACCTTCTATTTCTGTTGGACAGAGTATATCTGTTGCCTTCAAGAATTTCTCCCCACAGCATTATGTTTCTCTTGCCCGGGCTGTTTGCTCCTTCTTGAGGGAACATCTGAAATCTACCaatgagattttagatttggtGGGGGGAACTCAACTTGCTCTAGTGGAATCTGCAAAGCAGACTAAGGTGTTGAAATATCTTGCTAGCCTGGAAGCTGTCTTAACTCTTTCTGTGTTTTTGTTGAAGGGTTCAACTACTGTTGTCTCTGAACTAAGCACTTCGGATGCTGATGTGTTGAAAGATCTTGGGAAAACATACAAGGAACTAATTTGGCAAATATCATTGTGTAATGATTCTAAGGCCGAGGAAAAGAAGAATGCTGATCAAGAACCTGAGGTTGCACAGGTACCCCCATCTACTGCTGTTGAAAGAGAGAGCGATGATGATTCAAATATTCAGACAGTAAGATCACTGTGGCGTGGAGCACGAGAATTAGTTTCTGTTGTTCGTGGAGAAAGTTTGCACCGCCGAAGTCGGCATGGGTTATCCCGCATACGAGGTGGAAGGACTGGTCGTCACTTGGAAGCTTTAAACATTGATTCAGAAGCAGCTTCTAGTGCTCTGGAAGCACCTTTATCCCAAGATCTGAAAAAGAAAAGCCCTGATGTTCTTGGTTTAGAGATCCTTAACAAACTGGCATCAACATTGCGCTCTTTCTTCACTGCCCTTGTGAAGGGATTCACTTCACCAAATCGTCGCAGAGCTGACTCAGGATCACTTAGTTCAGCTTCAAAGACTCTTGGAGCTGTTTTGGCTACGAATTTTTTCGAGGCTCTTAGTTTTTCTGGGCATTCTACTTATGCTGGACTTGAAATGTCACTTTCTGTGAAATGTAGATATCTTGGGAAGGTTGTGGATGATATGGCTGCTCTCACATTTGACAGCAGGCGCCGGAGTTGTTATACTGCCAtggttaataatttttatgtccATGGAACATTTAAAGAGCTACTCACAACATTTGAAGCTACCAGTCAGTTGCTATGGACACTTCCATACTCTCTTCCATTATCAGATATTGATGTTGGAAAAAAAGGGGAAGGAGGTAAACTGTCCCATAACACATGGCTACTTGATACACTGCAAAGCTACTGTCGTTTGCTTGAGTATTTTGTAAACTCGTCTTTTCTTTTGTCTGCCACCTCGGCATCTCAGACAGAGCTTCTTGTTCAGCCAGTTGCAGTTGGTCTCTCAATTGGACTCTTTCCAGTTCCTAGAGACCCAGAAGTTTTTGTCCGTATGTTACAATCTCAGGTTCTGGATGTAATCCTACCAGTCTGGAATCATCCCATGTTTTGTAGTTGTAGTCCTGGTTTCATTGCATCTATTATTTCCCTTGTTACACATGTATATTCTGGTGTTGGAGATGTCAAGCGTAATCATAGTAACATTGTAGGAAGCACAAACCAGCGTTTCATGCCCCCTCCACCTGATGAGGCAACCATTGCCACTATTGTTGAGATGGGCTTTTCAAGGGCAAGGGCTGAGGAAGCATTGAGAAGAGTTGAAACAAATAGTGTTGAAATGGCCATGGAGTGGCTGTTTAGTCATGCTGATGATCCTGTCCAGGAGGATGATGAACTTGCACGGGCACTTGCTCTGTCCCTAGGAAGCAGTTCTGAATCTACTAAAGCTGAGAGTGCTGAGAAGACTATAGATGTGCTAACTGAAGAGGGACATGTGAAGAAACCTCCGGTTGATGATATACTTGCTGCATCTGTAAAGTTGTTTCAGAGTAGTGATTCAGTGCCATTTCAGTTGACAGATTTGCTTGTAACACTTTGCAGTCAGGGCAAAGGTGATGATCGTCCAAAGGTAATATCTTATCTTCTGCAGCAGCTAAAACTTTGTCCATTGGACTTGTCCCAGGATAACTGTGCATTGAGTGTGTTAGCACATATCTTAGCACTGCTTCTTTTTGAGGATGTAAGTACACGGGAAATTGCTGCTCAGAATGGCATTATATCTACCATTATAGATATCTTGACAAACTTCAAAGGTAGACAGGAGTTGGGGAAAGAAATACCAGTACCTAAATGCATTAGTGCTTTACTACTTATATTGGATCAAATGGTGCAGTCAAGACCGAAAGTTGAAAATATTGAAGGAACCCAGACTGCTTCCCTGCCAGATTCTTCTGGGGAGCAATTTCCTGATACAGTTTTACCAAAGGAAAATAAATCAAATGGGAATGAGAAAGAACCTGCTATGGCTTTTGAGAATATACTGGGAAAATCTACTGGTTTTGCAACTATTGACGAGAGTCGTAAATTGCTGGATATTGCATGTGATCTGATAAAACAGCATGTTCCTGCTGTTGTCATGCAGGCTGTTCTGCAATTATGTGCTCGATTAACAAAAACACATGCTTTAGCTTTACAGTTCCTTGAAAAAGGAAGTCTGGTTGCTCTTTTTAATCTTCCAAGGACTTGCTTTTTCCCTGGGTATGACTCAGTTGTGTCAGCTATAGTCCGGCATCTCCTTGAAGATCCTCAAACACTACAAACAGCCATGGAGTTGGAGATACGACAAACTTTAAGTGGAAATCGCCAATCAGGGCGTGTCTCTCCTCGATCATTTTTGACATCATTGGCACCTGTTATCTCTCGGGATCCTATGGTTTTCATGAAAGCTGCAGCAGCAGTTTGTCAGATAGAAACATCAGGGGGAAGGACTGTTGTTGTGTTGtccaaggagaaagaaaaatcaaaatcatcaaGTGTTGAGGTTGGGTTATCTTCAAATGAATGTGTCCGGATACCTGAAAGCAAGCCACATGATGGACCGGGGAAATGTTTGAAAAGCCACAAAAAGGTTCCCGTTAATCTCACTCAAGTAATTGATCAGCTTCTTGAGATTGTGCTTAAGTACCCACTTGTGAAAGGTCAGGAAGATTCTGAGTGTGACTCAACTTCCATGGACATAGATGAGCCTACCATGAAGGTGAAGGGTAAATCTAAGGTTGAAGAGGCTGGGATATTAGAGCCTGAATCTGAAAGGTCTACAGGACTGGTGAAGGTGACTTTTGTCCTCAAGTTATTGAGTGACATTCTTCTAATGTATGGGCATGCAGTAGGTGTCATACTCAGACGTGATTCTGAAATGTGTCAATTCCGTGGATCTAATCAGCCTTCTGGACATAGTGGTATTATTCATCACGTATTACATCGGTTGTTACCTCTCTCTGTTGATAAATCTGCCGGACCTGATGATTGGAGAGGTAAGTTGTCTGAAAAGGCTTCATGGTTTTTGGTAGTTTTGTGTGGTCGATCTGGTGAAGGGCGCAAACGAGTGACAAATGAACTTGTTAAAGAATTGATGTCTTTTTCAAATCTGGAGAGCAATTCAATGAAAAACAGCTTATTGCCAGATAAAAGGCTATTCACTTTTGTTGATCTAGTGTATTctattttgtcaaaaaattcGTCATCTGGTAGCCTACCTGGTACTGGATATTCACCTGATATTGCAAAAAGCATGATAGATGGTGGAATCATTCAGTGGCTAACTAGTATTCTGCAAGTGGTTGATTTGGATCATCCTGATGCACCCAAAATTGTGAATCTTATACTCAAAGGTTTAGAAGGTCTTACAAGAGCTGCCAATGCAAGTGAGCAAATCTTTAAATCTGATGGAACTGAAAAGAAAAGATCTGCTGGTTTAAATGATAGATCTGATGATCAAATAACAGCACCATCTGCAGCTGAAGCAGTGGCACATGATCAGAATGTGGGCAGTCAAGAAGCAATCAGAGATACAATGGATAATGCACTTGATCAAGGAACTTCTCAAGGTGATGATCGTGCTGATAATCCAAATCAATCAATGGAACAAGATATGAGAGTAGAAGAACGGGGAGTAATGGCTCAAAACCCATCAATGGAACTTGGAATGGACTTCATGCGAGAAGAGATGGGAGAAGGTGGTGTCTTGCACAACCCAGATCAAATTGAGATGACTTTTCATGTTGAGAATAGGGCTCATGATGACATgggtgatgaagatgatgatatgGGTGACGAAGGTGATGAGGATGAGGATGATGATGAGGGAGAGGATGAGGACGAGGATATAGCAGAAGATGGTGGGGGCATGATGTCCTTGGCAGACACTGATGTGGAGGATCATGATGATGTTGGCTTTGGAGATGAATACAATGATGAGATgattgatgaagatgatgatgattttcaTGAGAATCGTGTTATAGAGGTGAGGTGGAGGGAAGCTCTTGATGGCTTGGATCACTTGCAGATACTTGGCCAACCTGGATTTATAGATGTGGCTGCTGAGCCTTTTGAAGGTGTTAATGTGGATGACCTTTTTCGTCTTCAGAGTTTTGAACGCCGCCGTCAGACTGGTAGGTCTTCCTTTGAGAGATCTGCCACAGAAGTAAATGGTTTTCAACATCCTCTCCTTGTTAGACCTCCACCATCTGGCGATTTTGTCTCAATGTGGTCGTCAAGTGGTAATTCTGCATCCCGAGATTCAGAAACCCTGCCATCTGGGAATCTTGATGTGGCCCATTTCTACATGTTTGATGCACCTATTCTTCCATATGATCATGTGCCAAGTAGTCTGTTTGGAGACCGTTTGGGTGGTGCAGCACCTCCACCTCTAACAGATTATTCTGTGGGTATGGGCTCATTGCATCTACCTGGAAGAAGAGTGTTAGGTAATGGTAGGTGGACTGATGATGGTCAGCCACAAGGAAGTGCTCAAGCCGCTGCCATTGCGCAAGCAGTAGAGGAACAATTCCTAGCTCAACTGTGCAGTGTAGCTCCTGAAAGCAGTCCTGTTGAACGACAGTTACAGAATTCTGGAGAACAAGAGAACAAGTCTGATGCTCTTGCATCACATGATGATCCAATATTGACTGCTGGAACTGACTCTACTTCTCAGCAGATTGATAGTCAGGAGCAAGAAAATGGTAATGGAATCAGAGCTCAGCAAATCAATGATGGTGCTCTTTGTGAGGAAGAGATAAATGTAGACTCTGGTGCTCAAGATACAGCTGAAGACCTGCAAGCTAATGAGCCTATGTTGGTTCAACCAGTTTCATTGACTATCATGCCAAATGGTCTTGATTGCACAGTGATTGAAGAAAATGCCACTCATGATGAGAATGTAGAAATAGCTCAGGCATTTGTCAATTCATCTATTAATTCTGATGCTGCTATACAATGTGAAAGTGGTGCTGATGTTCCTACTAGCATCCACAATGTGCCAGTTGAGTCCATGGAATGCAATGGATCATCAAATGCTGACGGGCAGCCTCCTAATGTTGAGTTAGGGGACTCTGGTTTTGAAACTCTTAATCCAGGTGATTCCCATGCATCATCAATTTATGCTAGTGCTGATGTTGATATGGGTGGTACTGATGCTGAAGGAAATCAATCAGAGCAACCAACTGTATCTGAAGACAGGAGGGATGAGATGTTATCAACTCAGAACACTGAGGTTGCTCCAGATGCAACTCAGGCCGACCAAGTTAGTGCAAATAATGAAGCTTCCGGTGCTAATACTATCGACCCTACCTTTTTGGAGGCTCTGCCTGAAGATCTTCGGGCAGAAGTTCTGGCATCCCAACAAGCTCAGTCTGTTCAACCTCCAGCTTATGCACCACCTTCTGCAGAAGATATTGATCCCGAGTTTTTAGCTGCTCTTCCTCCAGATATTCAAGCAGAAGTTTTGGCCCAACAAAGAGCTCAAAGGGTTGCCCAGCAGGCTGAAGGACAGCCAGTTGACATGGATAATGCCTCTATAATTGCTACTTTTCCTGCTGATTTGCGTGAAGAGgtttaaatctttattttctgttgtgcacttattttgtgaaaatatgACATGATTATAACCCTTGTATTTTGCTTTGTACTAGGTTCTTTTGACTTCTTCGGAAGCTGTTCTGTCAGCACTACCATCCCCGTTGCTTGCAGAAGCTCAAATATTGAGGGATCGAGCAATGAGTCATTATCAAGCTCGCAGCCTTTTCGGGAGCAGCCACAGGCTTAACAATCGAAGAAATGGTCTTGGATTTGACCAGCGACCTGTGATGGATCGGGGTGTTGGAGTTACAATAGGGAGGAGATCTGTTCTTACAGATAGCTTGAAGGTGAAGGAGATTGAAGGTGAGCCACTACTTGATGGAAATGCATTAAAAGCTTTGATCCGGCTTCTACGACTGTCACAGGTAACTCTGTT contains:
- the LOC100819012 gene encoding E3 ubiquitin-protein ligase UPL1 isoform X1; this translates as MKLKRKRALEVPPKIRCFIDHVTSVPLEKIEEPLKGFVWEFDKGDFHHWVDLFNHFDSFFEKYVKPRKDLQIDDDFLDLDPPFPRESVLQILRVIRIILDNCTNKHFYSSYEQHLSALLASTDPDVVEASLETLATFLKKTVGKYSIRETSLNSKLYALAQGWGGKEEGLGLIASAVPNGCDPIACELGCTLHFEFYAVNESESDVKVTEPLVQGLQIIHLCDVNKCVETDLELLHKLVTEYKVPASLRFSLLTRLRFARAFGSLASRQQYTCIRLYAFIVLIQACADADDLVWFFNAEPGFINELVSLLSYEDAVLEKIRILCLHSLAALCQDRSRQQSVQTAVTSGGHRGILSSLMQKAIDSVTSDTSKWSVHFAEALLSLVTVLVSTSSGCSAMREAGFIPTLLPLLKDTNPQHLHLVEKAVRILEAFMDYSNPAAALFRDLGGLDDTISRLKIEVSNVENGGKPPDDNSESSARSVNMVGSSSTGLDDTQPLYSEPLISYHRRLLMKALLRAISLGTYAPGNTARIYGSEENVLPHCLCIIFRRAKDFGGGVFSLAATVMSDLIQKDPTCFPVLDSAGLPSAFLDAIMDDVLNSADAITCIPQCLDALCLNSNGLQAVKDRNSLRCFVKVFTSRTYLRALAGDTPASLSSGLDELMRHASSLRGPGVEMLVEILETISKIGSAVDSSSLSPDPCSSTSVPMEMDGEDKSLILPNNKESSKADDTEQTTEPSPDVPIVNVEPFLPDCVNNIARLLETILQNADTCRIFVEKKGIEAILQLVALPLMPPSISVGQSISVAFKNFSPQHYVSLARAVCSFLREHLKSTNEILDLVGGTQLALVESAKQTKVLKYLASLEAVLTLSVFLLKGSTTVVSELSTSDADVLKDLGKTYKELIWQISLCNDSKAEEKKNADQEPEVAQVPPSTAVERESDDDSNIQTVRSLWRGARELVSVVRGESLHRRSRHGLSRIRGGRTGRHLEALNIDSEAASSALEAPLSQDLKKKSPDVLGLEILNKLASTLRSFFTALVKGFTSPNRRRADSGSLSSASKTLGAVLATNFFEALSFSGHSTYAGLEMSLSVKCRYLGKVVDDMAALTFDSRRRSCYTAMVNNFYVHGTFKELLTTFEATSQLLWTLPYSLPLSDIDVGKKGEGGKLSHNTWLLDTLQSYCRLLEYFVNSSFLLSATSASQTELLVQPVAVGLSIGLFPVPRDPEVFVRMLQSQVLDVILPVWNHPMFCSCSPGFIASIISLVTHVYSGVGDVKRNHSNIVGSTNQRFMPPPPDEATIATIVEMGFSRARAEEALRRVETNSVEMAMEWLFSHADDPVQEDDELARALALSLGSSSESTKAESAEKTIDVLTEEGHVKKPPVDDILAASVKLFQSSDSVPFQLTDLLVTLCSQGKGDDRPKVISYLLQQLKLCPLDLSQDNCALSVLAHILALLLFEDVSTREIAAQNGIISTIIDILTNFKGRQELGKEIPVPKCISALLLILDQMVQSRPKVENIEGTQTASLPDSSGEQFPDTVLPKENKSNGNEKEPAMAFENILGKSTGFATIDESRKLLDIACDLIKQHVPAVVMQAVLQLCARLTKTHALALQFLEKGSLVALFNLPRTCFFPGYDSVVSAIVRHLLEDPQTLQTAMELEIRQTLSGNRQSGRVSPRSFLTSLAPVISRDPMVFMKAAAAVCQIETSGGRTVVVLSKEKEKSKSSSVEVGLSSNECVRIPESKPHDGPGKCLKSHKKVPVNLTQVIDQLLEIVLKYPLVKGQEDSECDSTSMDIDEPTMKVKGKSKVEEAGILEPESERSTGLVKVTFVLKLLSDILLMYGHAVGVILRRDSEMCQFRGSNQPSGHSGIIHHVLHRLLPLSVDKSAGPDDWRGKLSEKASWFLVVLCGRSGEGRKRVTNELVKELMSFSNLESNSMKNSLLPDKRLFTFVDLVYSILSKNSSSGSLPGTGYSPDIAKSMIDGGIIQWLTSILQVVDLDHPDAPKIVNLILKGLEGLTRAANASEQIFKSDGTEKKRSAGLNDRSDDQITAPSAAEAVAHDQNVGSQEAIRDTMDNALDQGTSQGDDRADNPNQSMEQDMRVEERGVMAQNPSMELGMDFMREEMGEGGVLHNPDQIEMTFHVENRAHDDMGDEDDDMGDEGDEDEDDDEGEDEDEDIAEDGGGMMSLADTDVEDHDDVGFGDEYNDEMIDEDDDDFHENRVIEVRWREALDGLDHLQILGQPGFIDVAAEPFEGVNVDDLFRLQSFERRRQTGRSSFERSATEVNGFQHPLLVRPPPSGDFVSMWSSSGNSASRDSETLPSGNLDVAHFYMFDAPILPYDHVPSSLFGDRLGGAAPPPLTDYSVGMGSLHLPGRRVLGNGRWTDDGQPQGSAQAAAIAQAVEEQFLAQLCSVAPESSPVERQLQNSGEQENKSDALASHDDPILTAGTDSTSQQIDSQEQENGNGIRAQQINDGALCEEEINVDSGAQDTAEDLQANEPMLVQPVSLTIMPNGLDCTVIEENATHDENVEIAQAFVNSSINSDAAIQCESGADVPTSIHNVPVESMECNGSSNADGQPPNVELGDSGFETLNPGDSHASSIYASADVDMGGTDAEGNQSEQPTVSEDRRDEMLSTQNTEVAPDATQADQVSANNEASGANTIDPTFLEALPEDLRAEVLASQQAQSVQPPAYAPPSAEDIDPEFLAALPPDIQAEVLAQQRAQRVAQQAEGQPVDMDNASIIATFPADLREEVLLTSSEAVLSALPSPLLAEAQILRDRAMSHYQARSLFGSSHRLNNRRNGLGFDQRPVMDRGVGVTIGRRSVLTDSLKVKEIEGEPLLDGNALKALIRLLRLSQPLGKGLLQRLLLNLCAHSVTRATLIYLLLDMIKSEAEGSVGRPATLNSQRLFGCHSNTVYGRSQLLDGLPPLVFRRILEILTYLATNHSAVAKMLFHFDQSVIPDSSSPVKVHMNEKGKEKVIEGGPSPNSSGAQTGDVPLVLFLKLLNRPLFLRSNAHLEQVMGLIQVVVDTAASKLESQSQSEKGMADTQNLSTSEAPSNTEKDAALVESDSNQQDKHADVNPCPSEGKKNVDMYNIFLQLPQSDLRNLCSLLGREGLSDKMYMLAGEVVKKLAFIVPSHRKFFTLELSESAHALTGSAISELVTLQKTNMLGLSAGSMAGAAILRVLQALSSLTSLNTLGDMDMENDVDQHDDQATIWNLNTALEPLWQELSNCISAAEMQLGQSSFSSNMSNINVAENLQGSSTSPPLPPGTQRLLPFIEAFFVLCEKLQANESFMQQDHCNATAREVKESAGCSASTSVKIGGDPQRKYDGAITFTRFTEKHRRLSNAFIRQNPGLLEKSLSMMLKAPRLIDFDNKRAYFRSRIRQQHDQHLSGPLRISVRRAYILEDSYNQLRMRPTQDLKGRLNVQFQGEEGIDAGGLTREWYQLLSRVIFDKGALLFTTVGNNATFQPNPNSVYQTEHLSYFKFVGRVVGKALFDGQLLDVYFTRSFYKHILGVKVTYHDIEAVDPDYYKNLKWMLENDVSDIPDLTFSMDADEEKHILYEKNEVTDYELKPGGRNIRVTEETKHEYVDLVAEHLLTNAIRPQINSFLEGFNELVPRELISIFNDKELELLISGLPEIDLDDLKANTEYTGYTVASNVVQWFWEVVKAFNKEDMARLLQFVTGTSKVPLEGFKALQGISGPQRFQVHKAYGAPDRLPSAHTCFNQLDLPEYTSKEQLQERLLLAIHEASEGFGFG